A genomic window from Triticum urartu cultivar G1812 chromosome 7, Tu2.1, whole genome shotgun sequence includes:
- the LOC125525168 gene encoding uncharacterized protein LOC125525168, which yields MHLCVSTELTTCMCILTRSLTSESSMTRNPSRRLRSWLSTLHGDGDKRAQRDQRKGWMVTIHDLSGSPVAAASMVTPFVPSPGSGRVSRANPGAWLILQPTGAGASSWKPWARLEAWRERGPVDALGYRLELVFDSGPVECAVPIAQSSISAKRGGQFVIDPATFPEGSAGGAWPFAGGFVMGSTVEGEGKASRPTVQVGVQHVACMGDVAVFIALSAAVDLCMDACKLFSHRLRKELCQDQDD from the coding sequence ATGCACTTGTGCGTTTCAACTGAGCTAACCACGTGCATGTGCATCTTGACCAGATCTCTGACGTCGGAATCGTCCATGACCCGGAACCCCAGCCGGAGGCTGCGATCGTGGCTGAGCACGCTGCACGGCGACGGGGACAAGCGTGCGCAGCGCGACCAGCGCAAGGGGTGGATGGTGACCATCCACGACCTCTCCGGCTCCCCGGTGGCGGCGGCGTCCATGGTCACCCCGTTCGTGCCGTCCCCGGGCTCCGGCCGCGTCTCCCGCGCCAACCCGGGCGCCTGGCTCATCCTCCAGCCCACCGGCGCCGGGGCGTCCAGCTGGAAGCCGTGGGCGCGGCTGGAGGCGTGGCGGGAGCGCGGCCCCGTCGACGCGCTCGGCTACCGCCTCGAGCTCGTCTTCGACTCGGGCCCCGTCGAGTGCGCCGTCCCCATCGCCCAGTCGTCCATCAGCGCCAAGCGCGGCGGCCAGTTCGTGATCGACCCGGCCACGTTCCCCGAGGGCTCCGCCGGCGGTGCGTGGCCGTTCGCCGGCGGGTTCGTGATGGGCTCGACGGTGGAGGGCGAGGGGAAGGCCAGCCGGCCCACCGTGCAGGTCGGCGTGCAGCACGTGGCGTGCATGGGCGACGTGGCCGTGTTCATCGCGCTGTCGGCTGCCGTCGATCTCTGCATGGACGCATGCAAGCTCTTCTCGCACAGGCTCAGGAAGGAGCTGTGCCAGGACCAAGACGACTAG